One genomic segment of Chryseobacterium phocaeense includes these proteins:
- a CDS encoding M48 family metallopeptidase, whose protein sequence is MKKMTICLLFLGALNAVSAQKINLGKAAGVVSKGAKALTFTNEDAIKLSKESVDWMDKNNPVAGPKDPYTVRLNKLFGKHKSQDGLALNYKVYKVKDINAFACADGSVRVFSSLMDIMTDDEILAVIGHEIGHVKNQDTKDAMKAAYMKAAALDAASSASGTVAALNDSQVGKMANAFLDASHSKKQESEADTYSYDFMKANNYNVVGAYSAFKKLALLSEGSTQTGFEKMFNSHPDSEKRAQAIKKRAEKDGLWKDPGTIAIPKTKLTK, encoded by the coding sequence ATGAAAAAAATGACTATCTGCCTTTTATTTTTAGGCGCACTGAATGCTGTATCAGCACAGAAAATTAATCTTGGAAAAGCTGCCGGCGTTGTTTCAAAAGGAGCAAAAGCCCTTACTTTTACCAACGAAGATGCCATTAAACTGTCAAAGGAATCTGTTGACTGGATGGATAAGAACAATCCGGTGGCAGGGCCAAAAGATCCTTACACAGTAAGACTGAACAAACTTTTCGGAAAACACAAATCCCAGGATGGGCTTGCGTTGAACTATAAAGTTTACAAAGTGAAAGATATTAATGCTTTTGCCTGTGCAGACGGAAGTGTTCGTGTATTTTCTTCGTTGATGGATATCATGACGGATGACGAAATACTGGCAGTTATCGGGCATGAGATCGGGCACGTGAAAAATCAGGATACAAAAGATGCTATGAAGGCGGCTTATATGAAGGCGGCGGCGTTAGATGCGGCTTCATCCGCGTCTGGAACTGTAGCGGCTTTAAATGACAGCCAGGTGGGTAAAATGGCCAATGCCTTCTTAGATGCTTCACATAGCAAAAAGCAGGAATCTGAAGCGGATACGTATTCTTATGATTTCATGAAAGCCAATAATTATAATGTAGTGGGTGCCTATTCTGCATTTAAGAAATTAGCTTTGCTTTCAGAAGGAAGTACACAAACTGGCTTTGAAAAAATGTTCAACTCTCACCCAGACAGCGAGAAAAGAGCTCAGGCGATCAAAAAGAGAGCAGAAAAAGACGGTTTATGGAAAGATCCGGGAACCATTGCTATTCCTAAGACGAAACTTACCAAATAA
- a CDS encoding carboxypeptidase-like regulatory domain-containing protein, which yields MTKIYSILLLVLLMFSCKDETFIDIDDNTTTPESNFNFGNTVQRNFQGIVLDTSGNPVSGATVTIGSNTVQTNFKGFFTFKNAGVKENFALVKVTKSGFIDGSRVLVPTSGINRVNIMMIPATTTASINSGTTSTVSLPNGTKVKFDGSFKDASGNAYSGSVNVALYNLASSNQYLTELMPGSLLATNAGGNARIMETFGMVHVQLTGSSGQKLQIANGHTAEMTVPIDASQTSVAPNTIPLWSYDGNTGMWNEEGSAVKVGNTYVGTVSHFSWWNCDAQFPQAILKVTVKNPAGQPMVNTKVTLKRSSQTYETYGITDNLGMVTGVIPANETLNLKVYDICNTVVYTSNVPPVAVGTTMTLPDIIVTSTGNQYTIQGNLKTCTNTDVTDGYALLRPATATNFFQYMSVPVNATGNFSFNVYSCTANPQFILEGYDYTNLQTSGEIPFTANLPVMNFPNVSVCNSLSEFISYKIDNQNVKYVLGNINAQWTGLTPTSPNAIPKQLRINSTSTAGNAFFMTQNNMLGVPGTFNTDYVLEFSGGFFNSSTGSVVVQVASFGAVGAYIDFTVNGTYIDSSGNHTFTATGHVLRDL from the coding sequence ATGACAAAAATTTATTCTATTTTGTTATTAGTATTGTTGATGTTTTCATGTAAAGATGAAACATTTATAGATATTGATGACAACACCACCACCCCTGAGTCTAATTTTAATTTTGGAAATACAGTACAAAGAAATTTTCAGGGAATAGTACTTGATACCAGCGGGAATCCTGTAAGTGGAGCAACGGTAACCATCGGATCGAATACCGTTCAGACTAATTTCAAAGGCTTTTTTACGTTTAAAAATGCCGGTGTAAAAGAAAACTTCGCCCTTGTGAAGGTAACAAAATCCGGATTTATAGACGGTTCAAGAGTTTTGGTTCCAACAAGCGGAATAAACCGTGTGAATATTATGATGATCCCGGCGACTACAACGGCCAGTATCAATTCAGGAACAACTTCTACAGTTTCTTTACCGAATGGGACCAAAGTAAAATTTGACGGAAGTTTCAAAGATGCAAGTGGTAATGCCTATAGCGGAAGCGTAAATGTTGCCCTGTATAATTTAGCCTCATCCAATCAATATCTGACTGAATTAATGCCCGGCTCTTTACTGGCCACCAATGCCGGCGGAAATGCAAGAATTATGGAAACCTTCGGGATGGTGCATGTTCAGCTTACCGGAAGTTCAGGGCAAAAATTACAGATTGCAAATGGTCATACCGCTGAAATGACCGTGCCTATCGATGCTTCACAAACATCAGTTGCTCCCAATACAATTCCGCTCTGGTCATATGATGGAAATACAGGAATGTGGAACGAAGAAGGTTCTGCCGTAAAAGTAGGGAATACCTACGTAGGAACAGTAAGCCATTTCTCCTGGTGGAACTGCGATGCGCAGTTTCCGCAGGCCATCCTGAAAGTAACCGTGAAAAATCCTGCTGGACAGCCCATGGTGAATACAAAAGTTACCTTGAAAAGAAGCAGTCAGACCTATGAAACCTATGGGATAACAGATAATCTGGGTATGGTTACAGGGGTTATTCCTGCCAATGAAACGCTAAATCTTAAAGTATATGATATCTGTAACACGGTAGTGTATACGTCAAATGTTCCGCCTGTAGCGGTGGGAACTACCATGACACTACCTGATATTATCGTGACATCAACAGGAAATCAGTATACCATACAGGGGAATTTAAAAACCTGTACCAATACTGATGTTACGGATGGCTATGCTCTTTTAAGACCTGCTACCGCTACAAATTTTTTCCAGTATATGTCAGTTCCGGTGAATGCTACCGGTAATTTTTCATTTAACGTATATTCATGTACGGCTAATCCTCAGTTTATCCTGGAAGGCTATGACTATACGAATTTGCAGACTTCAGGAGAAATTCCTTTTACAGCCAATTTACCGGTGATGAATTTCCCTAATGTTTCAGTCTGTAATTCATTAAGTGAATTTATCAGTTATAAAATTGATAATCAGAATGTAAAATATGTGTTGGGGAATATCAATGCCCAATGGACCGGACTTACCCCCACAAGCCCGAATGCGATTCCAAAACAATTACGGATCAATTCTACATCAACTGCCGGAAACGCTTTCTTTATGACCCAGAATAATATGCTTGGCGTTCCGGGAACCTTTAATACCGATTATGTACTTGAATTTTCCGGAGGATTTTTCAATTCTTCTACAGGAAGTGTAGTGGTTCAGGTAGCCAGTTTTGGAGCAGTAGGGGCGTATATTGACTTTACTGTGAACGGGACGTATATTGATAGCTCTGGAAACCATACTTTCACAGCAACCGGGCATGTACTGCGGGATCTTTAG
- a CDS encoding YebC/PmpR family DNA-binding transcriptional regulator gives MGRAFEYRKASKMARWDKMAKTFSKIGKDIALAVKAGGTDPEANPALRRCIQNAKGANMPKDNVERAIKKASGADAENYEEVTYEGYGQGGVAFFVECTTNNTTRTVANVRAIFNKFDGNLGKNGELAFIFDRKGIFNLDLSQIKMDWDDFEMEMIDGGAEDVEKDEEEVMITTAFEDFGSLSHKLDELGIEAKSAELQRIPNNIKDVNAEQFKANMKMLERFEDDDDVQNVYHNMEITEELMNSL, from the coding sequence ATGGGAAGAGCATTTGAATATAGAAAAGCTTCTAAAATGGCCAGATGGGATAAAATGGCCAAAACTTTTTCTAAAATAGGTAAGGATATCGCCTTAGCTGTAAAAGCCGGAGGAACGGATCCTGAAGCCAACCCGGCCTTAAGAAGATGCATCCAGAATGCGAAAGGGGCAAACATGCCTAAAGACAACGTAGAAAGAGCCATCAAAAAAGCAAGCGGTGCCGATGCTGAAAACTATGAAGAAGTAACTTATGAAGGATACGGACAGGGTGGTGTGGCTTTCTTCGTGGAATGTACAACCAACAATACCACCAGAACCGTGGCCAACGTAAGAGCGATCTTTAATAAATTTGACGGAAACCTTGGAAAGAATGGGGAATTAGCTTTCATCTTCGACAGAAAAGGGATCTTCAACCTGGATTTGTCTCAGATCAAAATGGACTGGGATGATTTTGAAATGGAAATGATTGATGGGGGTGCTGAAGATGTGGAAAAAGATGAAGAAGAAGTAATGATTACAACGGCCTTCGAAGATTTCGGTTCATTATCACATAAACTGGATGAATTGGGAATTGAAGCGAAAAGTGCTGAACTTCAGAGAATACCAAATAACATCAAAGACGTGAACGCAGAGCAGTTTAAAGCGAATATGAAAATGCTTGAGCGTTTTGAAGACGATGATGATGTACAGAACGTGTACCACAATATGGAGATTACAGAAGAGCTGATGAACTCACTGTAA
- the recJ gene encoding single-stranded-DNA-specific exonuclease RecJ, giving the protein MSQKWIYKPEPDEEVVDRLSSSLGFGTFESKLLVLRGIDNYQKAREFFKPNLNDIHNPFLMADMQKAVERIANAIENGEKILVYGDYDVDGTTAVALMYLYLSKIVEKKYLDYYIPDRNSEGYGISTEGIDFAKENGFSLIIALDCGIKAIDMINYAQELDIDFIICDHHLPGEEIPNAVAVLDPKRNDCRYPFKELSGCGVGFKLCQGLNTIYKIPEAELFELTDLLAISIAADIVSMTGENRVLAKMGLKVLRKTRNLGLRLLIPEDKLSHFEISNIVFEIAPKINAAGRISHGKAAVELMVSDNLKHANQIVGDIMNLNDERRELDMNSTLSALNQIIESQQETKHSTIVYHPEWNKGVIGIVASRLIETYYKPTLVFTDGNNGEMVASARSVSDFDVHEALDMCSEFFLKFGGHHAAAGLSMEKDKFEAFKIKFEKIVSERIKEHQQEPSVTIDSEIKVEEINREFINFHRKLAPFGPHNMKPILTLTNQKLSGYVKTMGKDNNHLKFYIKQESTGRNIECVGFKLGQHAEDFKNKNFDLAFTLEENHWKGNVTHYLNIKDVKFRD; this is encoded by the coding sequence ATGAGTCAGAAATGGATTTACAAGCCCGAACCCGATGAGGAAGTTGTGGACAGATTAAGTTCGTCACTTGGTTTTGGTACTTTTGAATCTAAACTCCTCGTTCTAAGGGGAATTGACAATTATCAAAAGGCCAGAGAATTCTTCAAGCCCAATCTTAATGACATCCACAATCCGTTCCTGATGGCAGATATGCAGAAAGCTGTAGAGCGCATTGCCAATGCTATTGAAAACGGAGAAAAAATACTGGTTTATGGCGATTATGACGTAGACGGAACTACGGCGGTTGCGCTAATGTATTTGTACCTCAGTAAAATTGTTGAGAAGAAATACCTGGATTATTATATCCCGGACAGAAATTCCGAAGGCTATGGAATTTCCACCGAAGGAATTGATTTCGCGAAAGAAAACGGTTTTTCGCTGATCATTGCTTTAGACTGCGGTATTAAAGCCATTGATATGATCAACTATGCGCAGGAACTGGATATTGATTTCATTATCTGCGACCATCACCTTCCGGGTGAAGAAATTCCTAATGCTGTAGCGGTTCTGGATCCCAAAAGAAACGACTGCAGATATCCTTTTAAAGAACTTTCAGGATGCGGCGTAGGATTTAAACTCTGCCAGGGCCTGAACACCATTTATAAAATTCCGGAAGCCGAATTATTTGAGCTTACCGATCTGCTGGCGATTTCTATTGCCGCCGATATTGTTTCCATGACGGGCGAAAACCGTGTTCTGGCAAAAATGGGACTAAAGGTCCTTAGGAAAACAAGAAATCTTGGTTTACGGTTACTGATTCCTGAAGATAAGCTGTCTCATTTTGAAATTTCAAATATTGTTTTTGAAATTGCCCCGAAGATCAATGCTGCCGGAAGGATTTCCCACGGAAAAGCAGCGGTGGAGCTGATGGTTTCCGACAACCTTAAACATGCCAACCAGATCGTTGGAGACATCATGAACCTTAATGATGAAAGACGGGAACTTGATATGAATTCCACGCTTTCCGCTTTGAACCAGATCATAGAATCCCAGCAGGAAACAAAACATTCTACGATTGTTTACCATCCCGAATGGAATAAAGGGGTGATTGGTATTGTGGCGTCAAGACTTATTGAAACGTATTATAAACCCACTCTGGTATTTACCGATGGGAATAATGGTGAGATGGTAGCTTCTGCCCGCTCTGTCTCTGATTTTGACGTGCATGAAGCGCTTGATATGTGTTCTGAGTTTTTCCTTAAATTTGGAGGACATCATGCTGCTGCAGGGCTTTCCATGGAAAAAGACAAGTTTGAAGCCTTTAAAATAAAATTTGAAAAAATAGTTTCCGAAAGAATCAAAGAGCATCAGCAGGAACCTTCCGTAACGATTGATTCCGAGATTAAAGTTGAGGAGATCAACAGGGAATTTATTAATTTCCACAGGAAACTGGCTCCCTTCGGTCCTCACAATATGAAGCCTATCCTTACGCTTACCAACCAGAAATTATCCGGTTATGTCAAAACGATGGGGAAAGACAATAATCACCTCAAGTTTTATATCAAACAGGAATCCACAGGTAGAAACATCGAATGTGTAGGTTTTAAACTGGGACAGCACGCAGAAGATTTTAAAAATAAAAATTTTGACCTTGCTTTTACCCTCGAAGAAAATCACTGGAAAGGAAATGTAACGCATTATCTGAATATAAAGGACGTGAAATTCAGGGATTAG
- a CDS encoding OmpA family protein, with the protein MKNLKLGISALALTVASTVFAQTTNNPWLIGVGAHAENHTAQRDNFSNTLSAKNLTKNMFNMNNFSITPPLSKLTVARNIGKGLVIDWQTTVGNVDNKRFNMGKEFFLMTGIGFQAKAAGLLWNEESWFDPYLRVGANYLRHDYTALTFPRGSFINGNPTGEMISNGDGGNENGKANHFAVAAGAGVNFWVTKNFGLGVQGDYVTTPGDKSTVANFWQASASILFRFGNRDRDKDGILDKDDLCPDTPGLPEFQGCPDTDGDGVPDKDDQCPEVAGPVENNGCPWPDTDGDGVIDKDDACPSVAGPAENKGCPWPDTDGDGILDKDDACPTVPGLPEYNGCPKPAKVKEEEIQTQVNSIFFDFNKATIRPESKGALDKAADIIKKEGGNYLLEGRTDAKGAEAYNLKLSRERAASVVAALDARGVDANALKSIGVGEAKATVSEKASDAERQVDRKVVVKAIEDANEWNAIAKKDYTDAPVKKAVVKKKATAKKKAPAKKKK; encoded by the coding sequence ATGAAAAATCTAAAATTAGGAATTTCAGCATTGGCGCTTACGGTTGCCTCTACTGTGTTCGCTCAGACTACCAACAATCCGTGGTTGATCGGGGTTGGTGCTCATGCGGAAAACCACACAGCACAGAGAGATAACTTCAGTAATACGCTTTCTGCAAAAAATTTAACGAAGAATATGTTCAATATGAACAACTTCTCTATTACGCCTCCATTATCTAAGTTAACAGTTGCTAGAAACATCGGTAAAGGTTTAGTTATCGACTGGCAGACTACAGTAGGTAATGTAGACAACAAAAGATTCAACATGGGAAAAGAATTTTTCCTAATGACGGGTATTGGTTTCCAGGCTAAAGCAGCTGGTCTTTTATGGAATGAAGAATCTTGGTTCGATCCATATTTAAGAGTTGGTGCTAACTACCTAAGACATGATTATACTGCTCTTACTTTCCCAAGAGGAAGTTTCATTAACGGTAATCCAACTGGAGAAATGATTTCTAATGGTGATGGTGGTAACGAAAATGGTAAGGCTAATCACTTTGCTGTTGCTGCTGGTGCTGGTGTTAACTTCTGGGTAACTAAGAACTTCGGTCTTGGTGTTCAGGGTGACTATGTAACAACTCCAGGTGATAAATCTACAGTTGCTAACTTCTGGCAAGCTTCTGCATCCATCTTATTCAGATTTGGTAACAGAGACAGAGATAAGGATGGTATCCTAGATAAAGATGATCTTTGCCCAGATACTCCAGGTCTACCAGAATTCCAGGGATGTCCTGATACAGACGGTGACGGAGTTCCAGATAAAGACGATCAATGTCCAGAAGTAGCTGGTCCGGTTGAAAACAACGGTTGTCCTTGGCCAGATACAGACGGTGACGGTGTTATCGATAAAGATGATGCTTGTCCTTCAGTAGCAGGTCCTGCAGAAAACAAAGGTTGTCCTTGGCCAGATACAGACGGTGACGGAATCCTAGATAAAGATGACGCTTGTCCTACTGTTCCAGGTCTTCCAGAGTACAACGGATGTCCTAAACCAGCAAAAGTGAAAGAAGAAGAAATTCAGACTCAAGTTAACAGTATCTTCTTTGATTTCAACAAAGCTACTATCAGACCAGAATCTAAAGGTGCTCTTGATAAAGCTGCTGATATCATTAAGAAAGAAGGAGGTAACTATCTATTAGAAGGTAGAACTGATGCTAAGGGTGCTGAAGCTTACAACTTGAAATTATCTAGAGAAAGAGCTGCTTCTGTAGTTGCTGCTTTAGATGCTAGAGGTGTAGATGCTAATGCGCTTAAATCAATCGGTGTTGGTGAAGCTAAAGCTACAGTTTCTGAGAAAGCTTCTGATGCTGAAAGACAAGTTGACAGAAAAGTAGTTGTAAAGGCTATTGAAGATGCTAACGAGTGGAATGCAATCGCTAAGAAAGATTACACTGATGCTCCAGTTAAGAAAGCGGTAGTTAAGAAAAAAGCTACAGCTAAGAAAAAAGCTCCGGCTAAAAAGAAAAAATAA
- a CDS encoding four helix bundle protein has protein sequence MGNYKELLVWQKSVDFVTEIYTCTKNFPKEELYTLTSQIRRSSISIPSNIAEGHSRRSTLDYIQFLKIARGSCAELETQLIISKNLNYLSLEDFQKLSETASEISKMLNAIIIKLQTGPNS, from the coding sequence ATGGGAAATTATAAAGAATTATTGGTATGGCAGAAATCAGTGGATTTTGTTACTGAAATTTATACATGCACCAAAAATTTCCCAAAAGAAGAACTTTATACTCTTACCAGCCAGATTCGCCGCTCTTCAATTTCAATTCCATCCAACATTGCCGAGGGACATTCCAGAAGGTCAACCCTAGATTACATCCAGTTTTTAAAAATTGCCCGTGGAAGCTGTGCAGAATTGGAAACACAACTTATTATTTCAAAGAATTTAAATTACTTAAGCCTTGAAGATTTTCAAAAATTAAGCGAAACAGCATCTGAAATATCAAAAATGCTGAATGCCATCATTATCAAACTGCAAACCGGCCCTAATTCCTAA
- the smpB gene encoding SsrA-binding protein SmpB: MKIEKTVNILNRRARFEYEILEEFEAGMVLTGTEIKSLRSSKASITESFCQFIDGELYIINMMIDEYKLGTFYNHKTKRERKLLLHKKELQKLEKKLKDAGNTIIPLKLYITDKGKAKVLIALGRGKKLFDKREAIKDRENKRNLDRILKKS; this comes from the coding sequence ATGAAGATCGAAAAAACAGTCAATATATTAAACAGAAGAGCCCGTTTTGAATATGAAATCCTTGAAGAATTTGAAGCCGGGATGGTTTTAACAGGTACCGAAATAAAATCTTTACGTTCTTCCAAAGCATCCATCACAGAATCCTTCTGTCAGTTTATTGATGGGGAATTATACATTATCAACATGATGATTGATGAGTATAAACTGGGAACTTTTTACAACCACAAAACAAAAAGGGAACGAAAATTGCTGTTGCACAAAAAAGAATTGCAGAAACTTGAAAAAAAGTTAAAGGATGCAGGGAATACGATTATACCTCTTAAATTGTATATCACAGACAAGGGTAAAGCAAAGGTGCTGATTGCGCTTGGTAGAGGGAAAAAACTCTTTGATAAAAGGGAAGCGATTAAAGATAGAGAAAATAAACGTAACCTGGACAGAATATTAAAGAAAAGTTAA
- a CDS encoding DUF3817 domain-containing protein: MEFLEKFFSKYPQEKVIRWFKQICLAEAVSWFFLFTAMTWIRIDPEGVFPIVYISTIGSIHGFFFTLYLIFLPSIRKIYEWDDEDSVFALIAAFFPFATIWIDKKLARFDRE; encoded by the coding sequence ATGGAGTTTCTCGAAAAATTTTTCTCAAAATATCCTCAGGAAAAAGTAATCAGATGGTTTAAGCAGATCTGTCTGGCGGAAGCTGTTTCCTGGTTTTTCCTGTTCACTGCAATGACGTGGATCCGGATTGATCCGGAAGGTGTTTTCCCTATTGTGTACATCAGTACCATCGGAAGTATTCACGGGTTTTTCTTTACTTTATACCTGATATTTCTGCCTTCCATCAGAAAAATATACGAATGGGATGACGAGGACAGTGTCTTCGCATTAATTGCCGCTTTCTTTCCTTTTGCCACAATCTGGATCGACAAAAAACTGGCCCGCTTTGACAGGGAGTAA
- the nadD gene encoding nicotinate (nicotinamide) nucleotide adenylyltransferase, whose amino-acid sequence MKKIGLFFGSFNPIHIGHLILANYILENSDMDELWFVVSPQNPFKDKKSLLKDHNRLDMVQLAIKNYPKMRASNVEFSLPKPSYTIDTLTYLHEKYPDHSFSLIMGEDNLESLHKWKNSDLLIKNHHIIVYPRVFEGEKKDSEYLQHENISMIQAPVIELSATEIRNMIRDGKNTRPMLPPEVFEYLDGSSFYK is encoded by the coding sequence ATGAAAAAAATCGGTTTATTTTTCGGCTCTTTCAACCCGATACACATCGGACATCTTATTCTGGCTAATTATATTCTGGAAAACTCGGACATGGATGAACTATGGTTTGTGGTAAGCCCTCAGAACCCGTTTAAAGATAAAAAATCACTTCTGAAGGATCATAACAGGCTGGATATGGTACAGCTTGCCATCAAGAATTACCCGAAAATGAGAGCTTCCAATGTAGAATTTTCCCTTCCCAAACCAAGTTATACCATTGATACCCTTACTTATCTTCATGAAAAATATCCTGACCATTCTTTCAGTCTGATCATGGGAGAAGATAATCTGGAAAGCCTTCACAAATGGAAAAATTCTGATCTACTGATCAAAAATCACCATATCATTGTGTATCCAAGGGTTTTTGAAGGTGAAAAAAAGGATTCCGAATACCTTCAGCATGAAAATATCTCCATGATCCAGGCGCCGGTTATAGAGCTTTCTGCCACTGAGATCAGGAATATGATCCGCGACGGTAAAAATACCCGCCCGATGCTGCCTCCGGAAGTATTTGAATATTTGGATGGAAGCAGTTTTTATAAGTAA
- a CDS encoding ABC-F family ATP-binding cassette domain-containing protein gives MLTVSNLSLQFGKRVLFDEVNIMFTKGNCYGIIGANGAGKSTFLKILTGKQDPTTGHVSLEPGKRMSVLEQDHFAYDQYTVLEAVLRGNKKLFEIKEEMDSLYAKEDFSDEDGIKAGELGVIYDEMGGWTAESDAQTMLSNVGIKDDMHWQMMSELENKDKVKVLLAQALFGNPDVLILDEPTNDLDIETISWLEDFLADYENTVIVVSHDRHFLDTVCTHIGDLDYAKLNLYTGNYSFWYQASQLATRQRAQANKKAEEKKKELQDFIARFSSNVAKAKQATARKKMIDKLNIDDIKPSSRRYPAIIFEMEREAGDQILDVKGLEKTKDGELLFSNIDLNLKKGDKVAVLSKNSLAITEFFEILAGNVQADKGTVAWGVTTNQSHMPLDNTNFFQEDLSLVDWLRQFTKNDEERHEEFVRGFLGRMLFSGDEALKSCKVLSGGEKMRCMFSRMMLQKANVLLLDEPTNHLDLESITTLNNSLSNFKGNLLLASHDHEMLQTVCNRIIELTPTGIIDREMTYDEYLADKKVKELKEKMYA, from the coding sequence ATGTTAACAGTATCTAACTTATCTTTACAATTCGGGAAAAGAGTTCTTTTTGACGAGGTAAATATTATGTTTACCAAAGGAAACTGCTACGGGATTATCGGAGCAAACGGTGCGGGGAAATCTACATTTCTTAAAATATTAACGGGAAAGCAGGATCCTACTACAGGGCATGTATCTTTGGAGCCGGGGAAAAGAATGTCAGTATTGGAGCAGGATCACTTTGCTTATGATCAATATACTGTTCTTGAGGCTGTTTTAAGAGGAAACAAGAAATTATTTGAAATAAAAGAAGAAATGGATTCTTTATACGCTAAAGAAGACTTTTCTGATGAAGACGGAATCAAAGCGGGTGAACTGGGTGTGATCTATGACGAAATGGGAGGATGGACTGCTGAATCAGATGCACAGACCATGCTTTCCAACGTAGGGATCAAAGATGATATGCACTGGCAGATGATGAGTGAACTTGAGAACAAGGACAAAGTAAAGGTTCTATTGGCTCAGGCTCTTTTCGGAAATCCGGATGTACTGATCCTGGATGAACCTACGAATGACCTGGATATCGAAACGATCTCCTGGTTAGAAGATTTCCTTGCAGACTATGAAAACACGGTAATCGTTGTATCTCACGACCGTCACTTCCTGGATACGGTTTGTACGCATATCGGAGACCTTGATTATGCTAAACTTAACCTTTACACCGGTAACTACTCTTTCTGGTACCAGGCTTCCCAGTTAGCGACAAGACAAAGAGCTCAGGCTAATAAAAAAGCGGAAGAAAAGAAGAAAGAACTTCAGGACTTTATCGCGAGATTCAGCTCCAACGTTGCGAAAGCAAAACAGGCTACAGCCAGAAAGAAAATGATCGATAAACTAAACATCGATGATATTAAGCCTTCTTCAAGAAGATATCCTGCCATTATTTTCGAAATGGAAAGAGAGGCGGGAGATCAGATTCTGGATGTAAAAGGTCTTGAAAAAACAAAAGACGGGGAATTATTGTTCTCTAACATTGATTTAAATCTTAAAAAAGGAGATAAAGTAGCCGTACTTTCCAAAAACTCTTTAGCAATTACAGAGTTCTTTGAAATTCTTGCCGGAAATGTGCAGGCGGATAAGGGAACAGTAGCGTGGGGAGTTACCACCAACCAATCTCACATGCCTTTGGATAACACCAATTTCTTCCAGGAAGATCTAAGCCTTGTTGACTGGTTAAGACAATTCACCAAAAACGATGAAGAGCGTCACGAAGAATTCGTAAGAGGTTTCTTAGGAAGAATGCTTTTCTCCGGTGATGAAGCGTTGAAATCATGTAAAGTACTTTCAGGGGGTGAAAAAATGAGATGTATGTTCAGTAGAATGATGCTTCAGAAAGCTAATGTTTTACTGTTGGATGAACCTACCAACCACTTAGACCTTGAAAGTATCACTACTTTGAACAACTCATTGTCAAACTTCAAAGGAAATCTTTTATTGGCTTCCCATGACCACGAGATGCTTCAGACAGTCTGTAACAGAATCATTGAGCTGACTCCAACAGGAATCATCGACAGAGAAATGACTTACGACGAATATCTTGCTGATAAAAAAGTAAAAGAACTGAAAGAAAAAATGTACGCTTAA